In Tolumonas lignilytica, the DNA window GCATGGCTTGTTGATTGACAAGCAACTCCGTATACGAAATTGCCCCCGCATCATACCGTGCTTTCGCTAGCACATAGGCTCGCTCTGATTTTTGTTGTGCGGTGAGCAACTCAGCATTTTGCTTATTGACCGCATGGAGTGAGGTTAAGGTTTGTTCAACCTCTTTATATGCAGTCAAAACTTTGCCATCAAAGCTGGCGACCGAGGCTTCTGCCTGTGCATTCGCTTGTTGCAATCTCGCTCTGGCGGCGACCATGTTCGGGAAACGCCATGAAATGAGCGGGCCGATACCATAGCTAAAACTGTCACTCCCGGTGATCTGGTCACTATGCAAATAGTTGGCAGAAGCACCGAAGCTGATACGAGGGTAAAGATCGGCAGTTGCGACGCCAACTCTGGCAACATCGGCTGAGAGTTGCCTTTCCGCTTGTCGCAAGTCAGGGCGACGTCGCAGTAATGAGGTGCCATCACCCACCGGAACGAGTTGTGCAATCGCTGGCGGCATGGCGCACTGTGCTACAGCAACCGGTGCATCGTTGGGTGTGCGCCCGAGCAGGGCTGCAAGCTCATAAACTGCGTTTTGCTTTGCTGCTTGCGCCATCGGGAGCTGCGCTTTCACATTAGCAACCACTGATTCAGCCGAGGCGAGTTCGAGTTCGGTTGCTGCGCCGACGTTGAGCCTGTCGTGGATCATCTGCAACTGAGCCTGACTATTTTGCAGCGATTCTTGCAAGACTTGCTGCTGATACCCATAAGCGCAGGCATTCAAATAAGCGCGGGTGGTTTCGGCCGCCACCGTGACTCGCACCAGATCGCGGGCTGCGCGCTGCGCTTCCAGATCATCGCTTGCTGCTTTGATGGCCTGATCAATCCGCCCCCCAAAATCGGCTTCCCAATTTAAAGAAAGCCCGGCATTTTCGCGCCATTGTTCATCCTGAAGATTCTGGTCAGCGTTGCCATAACTGACACCGCCATTGAGCGTTGTCTCCGGTAATTGAGCGGCCTCTGATTGTCGCAGAATGCTCTGCGACTTTTTCAGATTGGCTTGTGCAATACGCAGGTCGGTATTGGCCTTGAATGCCTCGGTGATTAATCCATCTAATTGCGGATCTTGATACAACTGCCACCAATTCGTCGGAAGCGATTGGTTTGATTCCTGCGCAGGGTTTTGGTTGATAAATGAACCTGCATTCGTTTTTTGCTGACTGGAAAACGCTTGCGGATCAGGCGTTGTTGAACAAGCAGCCAAAAATAATGCCAGCGTGATCGTGCTCAGCGGTAATTTATGCATGGTGAACCTCCGCTGCATCGTCATTCTGAGATTCTTCCTGATGTTGCTTGTGGTGATTTGCAGCCAGCAGGGTATAGATGGTTGGTAACACAAACAGCGTGAACAACGTGCCCACTAACATGCCCATGACAACCACAATTCCGATCGCGAAACGGCTCGCCGCTCCAGCACCTTCCGCAAACAACAATGGAATTAACCCTGCGACCATCGCTGCTGTGGTCATTAATACCGGACGCATACGCACGGCAGCTGCATGTCGAATCGCTTCGAGCTTATTCATGCCTTGCTCAATTTGAAGTTCATTGGCAAATGAAACCATCAAAATGCCGTGTTTTGAGATCAGCCCAATCAGTGTCACGAGACCGATTTGCGTGTAGATATTCAGCGTGGTGAAGCCTAAATAGATTGGCACTAACGCTCCACAGATAGCCAGGGGAACCGTCACCAGAATCACCAGCGGATCGCGGAAACTTTCAAATTGCGCGGCTAACACCAAGAAGATAACAATCAATGCGAAAGCAAATGAAACGGTTAAGCGATCGCCTTCATGCACGAATTGACGGCTGTTGGAAAGCCAGTCAACAGATGTGCCATCTGGCAGCGGTTGTTGCTGCAAGAAAGCCACGGCTTGTCCCATCGTCACACCCGGCATTAAGACCGCGGACAGCGTGGCTGAGTTCATCTGATTAAACTGCGGTAATTTATTCGGTTGTGGTTTGATGGTGACGCTGACCACCGTTGAGAGGGGCACCAGTTTGCCTGCGCTTGTCCGCACGTAGTAGTTGCCTAAGTTCTCTGGAGTCAGACGAAGTGACTGTGGAACTTGCGTGATCACGTCATAAGAACGGTCGAACCAGTTAAAGCGGTTGATGTAATTTTCGCCAACTAATACGGCCAGTGTGTCCGCAATTTCTGACATCAAAATGCCTAGCTCACCGGCTTTGTTACGATCGATATCCAGATGTGCTTCAGCATTATCGAACGCCAGATCACTATCGACGAACGCGAACAATCCGCTACCCCATGCAGCACCTTTTAACCCCATCAGGGTTTGATAGAGCGAGGTGAAATCACCGGAAGATCGGATTACCATCTGCACAGGTAAACCGCCCGTGGAAGCGGGGAGTGGGTTGTCTTGGAATAACGAGGTGTATACACCCGTGATTTGACTGGTAATGCCAGCAAGCTGACCTTGAATTTGATCGGCGCTGCGTTCGCGTTGTGACCATTCTTTCAGAATGATGCCACCAAAGCCGATGTTGGTATCATCCATGCCAATTGCGAAGAAACTCCGATCGAATTCCGGCAGTTGTGTGAAGCTTTGATCGACTTGTGCACTATATTTCGTGATGTAGTCGATGTTGGCATATTGCGGCGCTTTCGTTTGGGCAAAGATGTAGCCCATGTCTTCTGCGGGGGCGAGTTCACGTTTTGCACCGGTGAACAAGACCCCAATAGCCGCCAGAATGACAACTCCCACCAAGAGAACGGAGACGCGAGAGACCAGTGTGCGATCTAACATCCTCACATAAATCTGGGTGGCGCATTCCATCGTGCGTTCGATCCATTGTGCCAATTTCGCTTCTGACTGACGCGAGTTCAATAATTTACTGCTCATCATCGGAGAGAGCGTGAGCGCAACAATCCCCGACACAATAACTGAACCCGCTAGTGTGAATGCAAACTCACGGAATAAAGCTCCAGTCAGACCGCCCATCATCCCAATCGGCGCGTAAACCGCGGCCAGCGTAATGGTCATCGCGATGACCGGGCCTACAATCTCTCTGGCACCTTTGAGCGCAGCTTTGAAAGTGGATAATCCTTCTTCGATATGGCGATGAATGTTTTCCACCACTACGATCGCATCATCGACCACCAGACCAATTGCCAGCACCATCGCCAGCAGCGTGAGCAGATTCAGAGAAAATCCTAGTACGAGCATCAGTGCTGCGGTACCTAACAGTGACAACGGGATGGTGACGATAGGAATGATGACCGCACGGAATGTGCCTAAAAACAGGAAGATCACCGCAACAACAATCACGATGGCTTCAACCAGCGTATGTTTGACCTCTTGAATTGATGCATCCACAAAGTGCACAACATCGAACTGGTTGATAATTTCTAAGCCAGGAGGAGCCACTCGCTGCATGTCTTTTAGTAATGCATTGACGTTTTGCACGATCTCCAATGGGTTGCCATCTGGCGTTGGAGAAATCGCGATATA includes these proteins:
- a CDS encoding efflux transporter outer membrane subunit, with translation MHKLPLSTITLALFLAACSTTPDPQAFSSQQKTNAGSFINQNPAQESNQSLPTNWWQLYQDPQLDGLITEAFKANTDLRIAQANLKKSQSILRQSEAAQLPETTLNGGVSYGNADQNLQDEQWRENAGLSLNWEADFGGRIDQAIKAASDDLEAQRAARDLVRVTVAAETTRAYLNACAYGYQQQVLQESLQNSQAQLQMIHDRLNVGAATELELASAESVVANVKAQLPMAQAAKQNAVYELAALLGRTPNDAPVAVAQCAMPPAIAQLVPVGDGTSLLRRRPDLRQAERQLSADVARVGVATADLYPRISFGASANYLHSDQITGSDSFSYGIGPLISWRFPNMVAARARLQQANAQAEASVASFDGKVLTAYKEVEQTLTSLHAVNKQNAELLTAQQKSERAYVLAKARYDAGAISYTELLVNQQAMLNASSTAASARLQLTNAQVDLFKALGGGWMQTSDTMLQ
- a CDS encoding efflux RND transporter permease subunit; translation: MNFTDLFIKRPILSIVVSLMILLIGLSATYNLPIRQYPKMESATITIDTSLPGATQDMMQGFVTTPIAQAISTASGIEYITSTSKQGKSHISAKLVLNADADRSMTEILSKVQTVKYRLPAGVTDPVIAKITDGASAIQYLAFRSSTLSTPQIVDFATRIAQPLITSVSGVASAPVSGGASYAMRIWVDPTKLAARGMTASDIADALRSNNIQASPGQLKNSETSLNITAATDLRDTNAFREMIVKQGTQGVVRLNDVATVELGGQNYDSAALASGEKAVYIAISPTPDGNPLEIVQNVNALLKDMQRVAPPGLEIINQFDVVHFVDASIQEVKHTLVEAIVIVVAVIFLFLGTFRAVIIPIVTIPLSLLGTAALMLVLGFSLNLLTLLAMVLAIGLVVDDAIVVVENIHRHIEEGLSTFKAALKGAREIVGPVIAMTITLAAVYAPIGMMGGLTGALFREFAFTLAGSVIVSGIVALTLSPMMSSKLLNSRQSEAKLAQWIERTMECATQIYVRMLDRTLVSRVSVLLVGVVILAAIGVLFTGAKRELAPAEDMGYIFAQTKAPQYANIDYITKYSAQVDQSFTQLPEFDRSFFAIGMDDTNIGFGGIILKEWSQRERSADQIQGQLAGITSQITGVYTSLFQDNPLPASTGGLPVQMVIRSSGDFTSLYQTLMGLKGAAWGSGLFAFVDSDLAFDNAEAHLDIDRNKAGELGILMSEIADTLAVLVGENYINRFNWFDRSYDVITQVPQSLRLTPENLGNYYVRTSAGKLVPLSTVVSVTIKPQPNKLPQFNQMNSATLSAVLMPGVTMGQAVAFLQQQPLPDGTSVDWLSNSRQFVHEGDRLTVSFAFALIVIFLVLAAQFESFRDPLVILVTVPLAICGALVPIYLGFTTLNIYTQIGLVTLIGLISKHGILMVSFANELQIEQGMNKLEAIRHAAAVRMRPVLMTTAAMVAGLIPLLFAEGAGAASRFAIGIVVVMGMLVGTLFTLFVLPTIYTLLAANHHKQHQEESQNDDAAEVHHA